The following DNA comes from Fervidibacillus albus.
ATGATAAAATGATTTTGCCATTTTTCCCAACCTTATCGTGTAATTTTATTTCAGTTCCCCTTTATCTTCTTCAAAATGGTGTACAAATTCTCCATACCCTTCCTTTTCCAAATCCTTTTTCGGAATAAATCGTAAAGCTGCAGAATTTATGCAATATCTAAGTTTGGTCGGTAAAGGACCATCTGTAAATACGTGACCGAGATGGGAATCGGCCGTCTTACTTCGGACTTCTGTACGAACCATATTGTAACTTGTATCGACCTTTTCTTCAATTTCTTCTTCGTCGATCGGTTTCGTAAAGCTGGGCCATCCACAACCGGCATCAAATTTATCCTTCGAACTAAACAACGGTTTTCCGGAGATGCGATCGACATAAATGCCTTCTTCAAAACAATTCCAATATTCGTTTTGAAAAGGAGGTTCGGTGGCGTTTTTTTGTGTAACCGCATACTGGATTGGTGTCAATTTTTTTAACGAATTTTCCTTCGATTTCATTTCTTTTCCCCCCAATGCCGTTCAATGAATGCCTTTCTTCCGGAACCGACAAAGTATCGCTCGTAATGAACCGGTTGTTTTTTATAATATTGTTGGTGTTCTTCCTCCGCCGGATAAAAGGGTGTGGCCGGGACAATCGGCGTGACAATTTCCCTTTGAAAACGACCGCTTTTTTCTAATTCTCGTTTCGATCGTTCGGCTTCCTTTCGTTGTCTTTCGTTATGATAAAAAATGTCGGTACGATACGAACTTCCCCGATCATAAAATTGTCCTCCGGAATCGGTCGGATCAATGAGACGCCAGTATATTTCGAGAAGATTTCGGTAATCGATTCGTTCGGGATCAAAGGTAATTTGAACCGCTTCACAATGACCGGTTGTTCCGGAACAAACTTGTTCATAAGTCGGATTTACCGTTTGTCCCCCTGTGTAACCTGAAACGACTTCTTCAATTCCATCTATTTCATCGAAAGGTTTGACCATACACCAAAAACACCCACCAGCAAATGTCGCTTTTTCCAATTTTCCTGGCATTGGCCTATCCTCCTTTTTTCTATTTTATATGATTGTAATAAATATGGAGTCATTCGTAAAATTATTTGTTGGAAAAACCATTTGAAACAATTTTTTGCTAAAATAAGGATAAATATGTGAAAGGAGTACTTTATGTCGAAGTTACCAGAGGAATTTGTACGAAAAATGAACGATTTACTAAAGGATGAAGCGACCGAATTTTTTGCTACTTATAATGAAACCCGACTCGGAGGACTTCGAATTAATCCATTAAAAGTGGAACCAAAACGATGGGAAAAGCAAAGCCCTTTTCCTTTAAATAAAATCCCCTTCGTCGAACACGGATATTATTATGCTTTGGACGAATATGAACCTGGAAAACATCCGTACCATTTTGCTGGCGTGTATTATATACAAGAACCGAGCGCCATGTTCGTCGCACCATTATTGGACGTAAAACCGGGCGAAAGGGTGCTCGATTTATGTGCAGCCCCCGGCGGAAAAACGACACAAATCGGTGGGATGATGGAACAACGGGGAATATTAGTCGCCAATGAAATTCATCCGAAACGGGCAAAAATTTTATCGGAAAATGTGGAGCGGTTCGGGATTACAAATGCGATCGTGACGAACGAAACACCAGATAAGCTCGCTAAACATTTCCCTTACTATTTCGATAAAATTTTAGTTGATGCCCCTTGTTCTGGTGAAGGGATGTTTCGGAAAGACCCGGAAGCGATCGACTATTGGAGTGAACAACATGTTATCGCATGCCAAAGAAACCAGCTCAAAATAATCGATGCTGCCATACATATGTTAAAAGAAGGCGGTACGCTCGTCTACTCTACGTGTACCTTCTCACCGGAAGAAAATGAACAAGTGATCGAGCACATATTAGCCAATTACCCCGATATGGAACTCATTACCATTGATAAAGGAGAAGGAATCGAATCCGGTCGACCCGAATGGAGTGTATCGAAAGGGGAACAATTGAAAAAAACGGCTCGATTATGGCCCCATAAAATAAAGGGAGAAGGTCATTTTGCAGCGAAATTAAAAAAGACCAAACCTACACCGAATTTGGTCATAAAGGAACTGAAACTACCGAGAAAAACCGCTCCCTTTCAACTTTATTTTGAATTTGAACGGGACGTGCTAAAGGGCCCGGTTTTTCCGAATATCGTAAGTTTTGGAAACGTCCTCCATCACGTACCAGATCATTGCCCCGATTTAACCGGCTTAAAAGTGTTACGGGCAGGCGTCCATCTCGGAGAATTGAAAAAAAACCGGTTTGAACCGAACCACGCTCTCGCCTTAACCTTGAAAAAAGAAGAAGTGAAAAACGTCTTCGAATTAACGAGTGAAAAAACGGATTGGCTTCGGTACGTAAAAGGGGAAACGTTCACAACAACGAACCAGAAAAACGGATGGACACTCATAACGGTCGACGGTTTCCCCCTCGGTTGGGGAAAGATCGCCCAATCCGTCTTAAAAAATGCCTATCCGAAAGGGTTACGTTGGATGAAATGAGACTTGCCAAAAAAACCCGGTTCGATCGCCGGGTTTTCTATTTGTTTAAAAAAATGGAGAAATGGAAGTCATCGTTTTCTAAATCAATCGTGTTTGCCATCAGTCGGATGTCTTCCATTCCGATTTCTGTTAAATGAATGTATATTACCCGTTCATTCGGATACATTTCGACCCATTCGGGGAACTGATACGACTTTTTCATTACATTCATCACGTACGTAACGGGTAAATTCAACCTTCCGATACTGATTGATTTTTGTGTCAATAATATATCACCATTAGCCAACGCCTCCGGTACAAACGTTAATTTCATTTGTACCTTTTGGTCAAAGACGGGCAACTCACCGATCAACTCTACTTGATCAGTTAACAATACCGTATATTCGACGGCACTATCACCAAGTTTCTTTTTCAAATAATCATTAATAAAACCGTTCAATTCTGCCTTCGTCGTGTG
Coding sequences within:
- the msrB gene encoding peptide-methionine (R)-S-oxide reductase MsrB; amino-acid sequence: MKSKENSLKKLTPIQYAVTQKNATEPPFQNEYWNCFEEGIYVDRISGKPLFSSKDKFDAGCGWPSFTKPIDEEEIEEKVDTSYNMVRTEVRSKTADSHLGHVFTDGPLPTKLRYCINSAALRFIPKKDLEKEGYGEFVHHFEEDKGELK
- the msrA gene encoding peptide-methionine (S)-S-oxide reductase MsrA translates to MPGKLEKATFAGGCFWCMVKPFDEIDGIEEVVSGYTGGQTVNPTYEQVCSGTTGHCEAVQITFDPERIDYRNLLEIYWRLIDPTDSGGQFYDRGSSYRTDIFYHNERQRKEAERSKRELEKSGRFQREIVTPIVPATPFYPAEEEHQQYYKKQPVHYERYFVGSGRKAFIERHWGEKK
- a CDS encoding RsmF rRNA methyltransferase first C-terminal domain-containing protein, translated to MSKLPEEFVRKMNDLLKDEATEFFATYNETRLGGLRINPLKVEPKRWEKQSPFPLNKIPFVEHGYYYALDEYEPGKHPYHFAGVYYIQEPSAMFVAPLLDVKPGERVLDLCAAPGGKTTQIGGMMEQRGILVANEIHPKRAKILSENVERFGITNAIVTNETPDKLAKHFPYYFDKILVDAPCSGEGMFRKDPEAIDYWSEQHVIACQRNQLKIIDAAIHMLKEGGTLVYSTCTFSPEENEQVIEHILANYPDMELITIDKGEGIESGRPEWSVSKGEQLKKTARLWPHKIKGEGHFAAKLKKTKPTPNLVIKELKLPRKTAPFQLYFEFERDVLKGPVFPNIVSFGNVLHHVPDHCPDLTGLKVLRAGVHLGELKKNRFEPNHALALTLKKEEVKNVFELTSEKTDWLRYVKGETFTTTNQKNGWTLITVDGFPLGWGKIAQSVLKNAYPKGLRWMK
- a CDS encoding YpmS family protein, with amino-acid sequence MNRMNKWNWKVAFFLLLAVNLFIVGTLFVLLFIPKDDTPYSLQDEEGAGEPVFDLHTTKAELNGFINDYLKKKLGDSAVEYTVLLTDQVELIGELPVFDQKVQMKLTFVPEALANGDILLTQKSISIGRLNLPVTYVMNVMKKSYQFPEWVEMYPNERVIYIHLTEIGMEDIRLMANTIDLENDDFHFSIFLNK